A stretch of Capricornis sumatraensis isolate serow.1 chromosome 10, serow.2, whole genome shotgun sequence DNA encodes these proteins:
- the GLT8D1 gene encoding glycosyltransferase 8 domain-containing protein 1 isoform X2, which yields MSFRKVNIVILVLAVALFLLVLHHNFLGLSSLLRNEVSDSGIVGPQPVDFIPNAPQRVVDGRDEEIPVVIAASEDRLGGAIAAINSIQHNTRSSVIFYIVTLNGTADHLRSWLSSGNLKSIRYKIVNFDTKLLEGKVKEDPDQGESIKPLTFARFYLPILVPRAKKAIYMDDDVIVQGDILALYNTPLKPGHAAAFSEDCDSTSAKVVIRGAGNQYNYIGYLDYKKERIRKLSMKASTCSFNPGVFVANLTEWRRQNITSQLEKWMKLNVEEGLYSRTLAGSITTPPLLIVFYQQHSTIDPMWNVRHLGSSAGKRYSPQFVKAAKLLHWNGHFKPWGRTASYTDVWEKWYIPDPTGKFSLIRRHVEISNTK from the exons atgTCGTTTCGTAAAG TAAACATCGTCATCCTGGTCCTGGCTGTTGCTCTCTTCTTACTGGTTTTGCATCATAACTTCCTTGGTCTGAGCAGTTTGCTGAGGAATGAGGTTTCAG ATTCAGGAATTGTGGGGCCTCAGCCAGTGGACTTTATCCCAAATGCTCCCCAACGTGTGGTAGATGGGAGAGACGAAGAGATTCCTGTGGTCATTGCTGCATCTGAAGACAGGCTCGGAGGGGCCATTGCAGCCATAAACAGCATTCAGCACAATACTCGCTCCAGCGTGATTTTCTACATTGTTACACTCAATGGCACAGCAGACCATCTCCG GTCCTGGCTCAGCAGTGGTAACCTGAAAAGTATCAGGTACAAAATTGTGAATTTTGACACTAAACTTTTGGAAGGGAAAGTAAAGGAGGATCCTGACCAGGGGGAATCCATAAAACCA TTAACCTTTGCAAGGTTCTACTTGCCAATTCTGGTTCCCAGAGCAAAGAAGGCCATATACATGGATGATGATGTAATCGTGCAAG GTGATATTCTTGCCCTGTACAATACACCACTGAAGCCAGGACATGCAGCTGCATTTTCAGAAGATTGTGATTCAACCTCTGCTAAAGTTGTCATCCGTGGAGCAGGGAACCAG TACAATTACATTGGATATCTTGACTATAAGAAGGAAAGAATTCGTAAACTTTCCATGAAAGCCAGCACCTGCTCATTTAATCCTGGAGTTTTTGTTGCAAACTTGACAGAATGGAGAAGACAGAATATAACTAGCCAGCTGGAAAAATGGATGAAACTCAATGTAGA AGAGGGACTGTATAGCAGAACACTGGCTGGCAGCATCACAACGCCACCCCTGCTGATCGTGTTCTATCAGCAGCACTCCACCATCGACCCTATGTGGAACGTTCGCCACCTTG GTTCCAGTGCTGGAAAACGATATTCACCCCAATTTGTAAAGGCTGCCAAGTTACTCCATTGGAATGGGCACTTTAAGCCATGGGGAAGAACTGCTTCATACACTGATGTCTGGGAAAAATGGTATATTCCGGACCCAACAGGCAAATTCAGCCTAATCCGAAGACATGTGGAGATCtcaaatacaaagtaa
- the GLT8D1 gene encoding glycosyltransferase 8 domain-containing protein 1 isoform X1: MATVMYLLTLGACFCFVGLITNIYIRQKRKMSFRKVNIVILVLAVALFLLVLHHNFLGLSSLLRNEVSDSGIVGPQPVDFIPNAPQRVVDGRDEEIPVVIAASEDRLGGAIAAINSIQHNTRSSVIFYIVTLNGTADHLRSWLSSGNLKSIRYKIVNFDTKLLEGKVKEDPDQGESIKPLTFARFYLPILVPRAKKAIYMDDDVIVQGDILALYNTPLKPGHAAAFSEDCDSTSAKVVIRGAGNQYNYIGYLDYKKERIRKLSMKASTCSFNPGVFVANLTEWRRQNITSQLEKWMKLNVEEGLYSRTLAGSITTPPLLIVFYQQHSTIDPMWNVRHLGSSAGKRYSPQFVKAAKLLHWNGHFKPWGRTASYTDVWEKWYIPDPTGKFSLIRRHVEISNTK; encoded by the exons ATGGCAACTGTAATGTACCTACTGACTTTGggggcttgtttttgttttgtagggttaataactaatatttatataagacagaagagaaagatgTCGTTTCGTAAAG TAAACATCGTCATCCTGGTCCTGGCTGTTGCTCTCTTCTTACTGGTTTTGCATCATAACTTCCTTGGTCTGAGCAGTTTGCTGAGGAATGAGGTTTCAG ATTCAGGAATTGTGGGGCCTCAGCCAGTGGACTTTATCCCAAATGCTCCCCAACGTGTGGTAGATGGGAGAGACGAAGAGATTCCTGTGGTCATTGCTGCATCTGAAGACAGGCTCGGAGGGGCCATTGCAGCCATAAACAGCATTCAGCACAATACTCGCTCCAGCGTGATTTTCTACATTGTTACACTCAATGGCACAGCAGACCATCTCCG GTCCTGGCTCAGCAGTGGTAACCTGAAAAGTATCAGGTACAAAATTGTGAATTTTGACACTAAACTTTTGGAAGGGAAAGTAAAGGAGGATCCTGACCAGGGGGAATCCATAAAACCA TTAACCTTTGCAAGGTTCTACTTGCCAATTCTGGTTCCCAGAGCAAAGAAGGCCATATACATGGATGATGATGTAATCGTGCAAG GTGATATTCTTGCCCTGTACAATACACCACTGAAGCCAGGACATGCAGCTGCATTTTCAGAAGATTGTGATTCAACCTCTGCTAAAGTTGTCATCCGTGGAGCAGGGAACCAG TACAATTACATTGGATATCTTGACTATAAGAAGGAAAGAATTCGTAAACTTTCCATGAAAGCCAGCACCTGCTCATTTAATCCTGGAGTTTTTGTTGCAAACTTGACAGAATGGAGAAGACAGAATATAACTAGCCAGCTGGAAAAATGGATGAAACTCAATGTAGA AGAGGGACTGTATAGCAGAACACTGGCTGGCAGCATCACAACGCCACCCCTGCTGATCGTGTTCTATCAGCAGCACTCCACCATCGACCCTATGTGGAACGTTCGCCACCTTG GTTCCAGTGCTGGAAAACGATATTCACCCCAATTTGTAAAGGCTGCCAAGTTACTCCATTGGAATGGGCACTTTAAGCCATGGGGAAGAACTGCTTCATACACTGATGTCTGGGAAAAATGGTATATTCCGGACCCAACAGGCAAATTCAGCCTAATCCGAAGACATGTGGAGATCtcaaatacaaagtaa
- the GNL3 gene encoding guanine nucleotide-binding protein-like 3 isoform X1, which yields MKRPKLKKASKRMTCHKRYKIQKKVREHHRKLRKEAKKRGRKKPRKDPGVPNSAPFKEALLREAELRKQQLEELKQQQKLDRQKEQNKKRKLETDPDVELSNTEPESGQRKAKKAKTSKQSPKMLHCQELKKVIEASDVVLEVLDARDPLGCRCPQVEEAIIRGGQKKLVLVLNKSDLVPKENLENWLSYLKKELPTVVFKASTQLKDKRKRIKVKKKAAPSKSEACVGKEGLWKLLEGFQKTSGKAIHVGVIGFPNVGKSSVINSLKQEQICSVGVSMGLTRCMQLVPLDKQITIIDSPCFIVSPLNSAPALALRSPASIEEVKPLEAASAILSQADAQQVVLKFTVPVFTNSLEFFTSFAQRRGLHQKGGSPNVERAAKVLWSEWTGAFLVYYCHPPASWTPPPHFNESIVTDMKWGFDLEELEKNNAHSIQAIKSPHLANSILFQSSGLTNGVIDEKDIPEELPKQKKQKQEQEESYEDVKTDQGIVDEEGDDESLDMSPAEEACEALPEKSQADKQSAPSFVLDKMTEEEDDAYDFSTDYV from the exons ATGAAGCGGCCGA AATTAAAGAAAGCAAGTAAACGCATGACCTGCCACAAGCGGTATAAAATCCAAAAAAAG GTTCGAGAGCACCATCGAAAGTTGAGGAAAGAGGCTAAAAAACGGGGTCGAAAGAAGCCTAGGAAAGACCCAGGAGTTCCAAACAGTGCTCCTTTTAAGGAGGCTCTTCTTCGGGAAGCTGAGCTAAGGAAACAGCAG CTTGAAGAACTGAAACAGCAGCAGAAACTTGACAGGCAAAAGGAacagaacaagaaaagaaaacttgaaactGACCCTGATGTTGAGCTATCTAACACAGAACCT GAATCAGGGCAACGCAAAGCTAAGAAAGCCAAGACAAGCAAACAGAGTCCGAAGATGCTGCACTGCCAGGAACTTAAAAAG GTGATTGAAGCCTCAGATGTTGTGCTAGAGGTGTTGGATGCCAGAGATCCTCTTGGTTGCAGGTGTCCCCAGGTAGAAGAAGCCATCATCAGGGGCGGACAGAAAAAGCTGGTACTTGTATTAAATAAATCAG ATTTGGTACCAAAGGAGAATTTGGAGAACTGGCTAAGTTATTTGAAGAAGGAATTGCCAACAGTGGTGTTCAAAGCCTCAACACAACTTAAGGACAAAAGGAAGCGTATCAAG GTAAAGAAGAAAGCTGCTCCGTCCAAAAGTGAAGCCTGTGTTGGAAAAGAAGGCCTTTGGAAGCTTCTTGAAGGTTTTCAGAAAACTTCTGGCAAAGCCATTCACGTTGGGGTAATTG GTTTCCCAAATGTGGGGAAAAGCAGTGTCATCAATAGTTTAAAGCAAGAACAGATATGCAGTGTTGGTGTATCCATGGGGCTCACGAG GTGCATGCAGCTTGTCCCCTTGGACAAACAAATCACGATCATAGACAGTCCGTGTTTCATTGTGTCTCCACTTAACTCTGCTCCTGCACTTGCTCTGAGAAGTCCAGCAAGTATTGAGGAAGTAAAACCACTGGAAGCTGCCAGCGCCATCCTGTCCCAGGCTGATGCCCAGCAG gtaGTACTGAAATTTACTGTCCCAGTCTTTACGAATTCTCTGGAATTTTTTACTTCATTTGCTCAGAGAAGAGGACTGCACCAAAAAGGTGGAAGCCCAAATGTAGAAAGGGCTGCTAAAGTGCTGTGGTCTGAGTGGACAGG tGCTTTCTTAGTTTATTATTGCCATCCCCCTGCATCTTGGACTCCTCCTCCACATTTTAATGAGAGCATTGTGACAGACATGAAATGGGGCTTTGATCTGGAGGAACTGGAAAAGAACAATGCACACAGCATACAAG CCATCAAGAGCCCTCATTTAGCCAATAGCATCCTCTTCCAGTCATCGGGTCTGACAAATGGAGTGATAGATGAAAAGGACATACCTGAAGAATtgccaaaacagaaaaaacagaagcaggagcaggaggagagcTATGAAGATGTCAAGACAGATCAGGGAATTGTTGACGAAGAAGGTGAT GATGAGAGCTTAGACATGTCCCCTGCAGAAGAGGCCTGTGAGGCACTGCCTGAGAAGTCTCAAGCAG ATAAGCAGTCTGCACCATCTTTTGTCTTGGATAAAATGACTGAAGAGGAAGATGATGCTTATGACTTCAGTACAGATTATGTATAA
- the GNL3 gene encoding guanine nucleotide-binding protein-like 3 isoform X2, which yields MKRPKLKKASKRMTCHKRYKIQKKVREHHRKLRKEAKKRGRKKPRKDPGVPNSAPFKEALLREAELRKQQLEELKQQQKLDRQKEQNKKRKLETDPDVELSNTEPVREESGQRKAKKAKTSKQSPKMLHCQELKKVIEASDVVLEVLDARDPLGCRCPQVEEAIIRGGQKKLVLVLNKSDLVPKENLENWLSYLKKELPTVVFKASTQLKDKRKRIKVKKKAAPSKSEACVGKEGLWKLLEGFQKTSGKAIHVGVIGFPNVGKSSVINSLKQEQICSVGVSMGLTRCMQLVPLDKQITIIDSPCFIVSPLNSAPALALRSPASIEEVKPLEAASAILSQADAQQVVLKFTVPVFTNSLEFFTSFAQRRGLHQKGGSPNVERAAKVLWSEWTGAFLVYYCHPPASWTPPPHFNESIVTDMKWGFDLEELEKNNAHSIQAIKSPHLANSILFQSSGLTNGVIDEKDIPEELPKQKKQKQEQEESYEDVKTDQGIVDEEGDDESLDMSPAEEACEALPEKSQAGEWSAPSFVLDKMTEEEDDAYDFSTDYV from the exons ATGAAGCGGCCGA AATTAAAGAAAGCAAGTAAACGCATGACCTGCCACAAGCGGTATAAAATCCAAAAAAAG GTTCGAGAGCACCATCGAAAGTTGAGGAAAGAGGCTAAAAAACGGGGTCGAAAGAAGCCTAGGAAAGACCCAGGAGTTCCAAACAGTGCTCCTTTTAAGGAGGCTCTTCTTCGGGAAGCTGAGCTAAGGAAACAGCAG CTTGAAGAACTGAAACAGCAGCAGAAACTTGACAGGCAAAAGGAacagaacaagaaaagaaaacttgaaactGACCCTGATGTTGAGCTATCTAACACAGAACCTGTAAGAGAA GAATCAGGGCAACGCAAAGCTAAGAAAGCCAAGACAAGCAAACAGAGTCCGAAGATGCTGCACTGCCAGGAACTTAAAAAG GTGATTGAAGCCTCAGATGTTGTGCTAGAGGTGTTGGATGCCAGAGATCCTCTTGGTTGCAGGTGTCCCCAGGTAGAAGAAGCCATCATCAGGGGCGGACAGAAAAAGCTGGTACTTGTATTAAATAAATCAG ATTTGGTACCAAAGGAGAATTTGGAGAACTGGCTAAGTTATTTGAAGAAGGAATTGCCAACAGTGGTGTTCAAAGCCTCAACACAACTTAAGGACAAAAGGAAGCGTATCAAG GTAAAGAAGAAAGCTGCTCCGTCCAAAAGTGAAGCCTGTGTTGGAAAAGAAGGCCTTTGGAAGCTTCTTGAAGGTTTTCAGAAAACTTCTGGCAAAGCCATTCACGTTGGGGTAATTG GTTTCCCAAATGTGGGGAAAAGCAGTGTCATCAATAGTTTAAAGCAAGAACAGATATGCAGTGTTGGTGTATCCATGGGGCTCACGAG GTGCATGCAGCTTGTCCCCTTGGACAAACAAATCACGATCATAGACAGTCCGTGTTTCATTGTGTCTCCACTTAACTCTGCTCCTGCACTTGCTCTGAGAAGTCCAGCAAGTATTGAGGAAGTAAAACCACTGGAAGCTGCCAGCGCCATCCTGTCCCAGGCTGATGCCCAGCAG gtaGTACTGAAATTTACTGTCCCAGTCTTTACGAATTCTCTGGAATTTTTTACTTCATTTGCTCAGAGAAGAGGACTGCACCAAAAAGGTGGAAGCCCAAATGTAGAAAGGGCTGCTAAAGTGCTGTGGTCTGAGTGGACAGG tGCTTTCTTAGTTTATTATTGCCATCCCCCTGCATCTTGGACTCCTCCTCCACATTTTAATGAGAGCATTGTGACAGACATGAAATGGGGCTTTGATCTGGAGGAACTGGAAAAGAACAATGCACACAGCATACAAG CCATCAAGAGCCCTCATTTAGCCAATAGCATCCTCTTCCAGTCATCGGGTCTGACAAATGGAGTGATAGATGAAAAGGACATACCTGAAGAATtgccaaaacagaaaaaacagaagcaggagcaggaggagagcTATGAAGATGTCAAGACAGATCAGGGAATTGTTGACGAAGAAGGTGAT GATGAGAGCTTAGACATGTCCCCTGCAGAAGAGGCCTGTGAGGCACTGCCTGAGAAGTCTCAAGCAGGTGAGTGG TCTGCACCATCTTTTGTCTTGGATAAAATGACTGAAGAGGAAGATGATGCTTATGACTTCAGTACAGATTATGTATAA